Within Nocardioides rotundus, the genomic segment GCCCCCGCGGTCGCCGCCGCCGACGTCAGCTCGTTCGGCATCGCGCTGCTCGTCGTGGCGATCGCCGCGGGCGCGACCGTGCTCTCCCACGTGAACGACTCGGGCTTCTGGCTGGTGAGCCGCTTCTTCGGGATGGACGAGAAGACCACGCTGCGCACCTGGACGGTGATGGAGACGACCCTCGGCCTCACCGCGTTCGCCTGCGCGGCGGCCCTGTGGGTCTTCGCGTGACGTCAGTCGACCAGCTCGTCGAGCTCGCCGGCGACCTCCAGGCAGATCGCGGTCATCGCGCGGCGGGCGCCCGGGCCGTCGCTGCCCGCCACGGCACGGGCGACGGCGACATGGTGGGCGCGAGCCTCCGACTTCGGCTCCGGCGGCATCAGGTCCAGCTCGGTGCGGGCCCGCAGCACGGCCTCCACCACGTCGGTGAGGGCGCTGAACATCGGGTTCCCGGAGGCCAGCAGCAGCAGCTGGTGGAAGCGGACGTCGTGCTCGAGGAAGCGGCGCAGGTCGCCGGCCGCCCCGGTGCGCTCGAGCGCCTCGGACAGCCGCAGCACCTCCGTGCGCACCTCCGCGCTGGCGCGGGCGGCGGCCATCTCGGCGGCCGCAGGCTCGATGGCGGCGCGCAGCTGGGAGAGCTCGTGCAAATGGGCGACCCGGCCCGGCCCGGCGAGGCGCCAGCGGATCACGTCGGAGTTGTAGACGTCCCACTCCTGGTGCGGCCGCGCGGTGATGCCGGTGCGGCGCCGGCTGTCGACCAGGTGCATGGAGACGAGGACCTGGATCACCTCGCGGGCGACGGTGCGGGACACGTCGTACTCCGCCCCGACCCACTCCAGGGTGATGCTCTCGCCCTCGCGGAGCTCACCCGAGACCACCCGCGGGCCGAGGTCGGCCAGCACGTCGTGGTGCAGAGTGGTCGCCATGACGGTCAGGCTAGCGTCGAGGAGGGGTCCAGATGACGCGTGACGAGCCGAACCCTTCTTTGGTCGTGATGGGGGTGTCGGGCACGGGCAAGACGACGGTCGGCCGGGCATTGGCGGCGTGGGCGGAGGCGCCGTACGTCGAAGGGGACGACCACCACCCGCAGTCGAACATCGACAAGATGGCCGCCGGGATCCCGCTGACCGACGAGGACCGCTGGCCCTGGCTCACCGAGCTGGGCGGTCTGGTCGCCGCCGCGGCGCCCGACCCGATGGTCCTGACCTGCTCGGCGCTGAAGCGCGCCTACCGCGACCTGCTGCGCGAGACCGCGGGGGAGCAGCGGCTGTTCTTCGTGCACCTCGCCGGGACCCGCGAGGTGCTGATGTCGCGGATGACCCACCGCCGGGGCCACTTCATGCCGCCCAGCCTGCTGGACTCCCAGCTCGCGACCCTCGAGCCGCTGCAGCCCGACGAGTGGGGCGTGACGGTGGACGTCGCCCCGCCGCTGGCGCAGGTCGTCGCGGTCGCCGAGCAGGCTGTCCGGCTCGCGCTCGAGGGCACGTCGTAGGCTCAGCCGCGCCAGGGGCGGTAGCTCAGCCGGTCAGAGCAGAGGACTCATAATCCTTGGGTCGTGGGTTCGAGCCCCACCCGCCCCACTCACGTCACTCACTCGGGCTCGCGGGCTGTTCGCGGAACGTCTCGGCGAGCTCGCTCAACCTCGCGACGTACGCCGGCCAGTCGTACCCGTCCGGCACGTTGTCGCCCGGCCGCCGCCACCCGACACTGCCGTCGACCTGCTCGCGCAGGATGTCGGCCTGGCCGTTGTGCTGGGAGAGGTCGTTGAAGTTGTGCACCAGGATCCCGTGCAGGGTGACCTCCTTGCCGCCCCAGTGCTGCACGTGGCCGACGGTGTCGAGGTCGAGCAGCTCGACGGTCTGCTCGCAGTGAGCGATCACCCGGCGATAGAGGTCGATGATGCCGGCGGTGGTCTCGTCGGCGGTGGCGTACCAGTCGGCCTGCGGATCGGTCTCGAAGGCCTTCTCGGTGACCAACTCCTCAGCGTGGGGGAACGGTCGTCCGAAGGTGGCGCCGAGGTAGACCGCCTCCACGTTGAGGACGTGCTTGATGATGCCGATCAGGTTGGTTCCGGTCGGCGTGCGGGGGCGCCGGGTCTCGTACTCGGAGAGGTCCTCGACCTTGGAGATCAGCGCGTCCCGGCGCTCCTTGTAGTACCGCTGCCAGATGGCCTTCTGGTCGCTGGGCATGCTCCGACCCTAGACCCGTGCGCAGGCAGCGGGTGAAGAATCGACCACGACCGGGGGTAGTGCACCCGGTCGGCCGCGGAGCAGGTGCATTTCTGCACACGGGCCCGTGGTCTCGACAGGCTCGACCAACGATGGGGGGGGTCTCGACAGGCTCGACCAACGATGGGGGGTCTCGACAGGCTCGACCAACGATGGGGGGTCTCGACAGGCTCGACCAACGATGGGGGGTCTCGACAGGCTCGACCAACGATGGGGGGTCGCGACAGGCTCGACCACCGATGGGGCGGTGGGGTGGTATCAAGGAGCATGAGGTTCTGGGGGAGACGACGGGCGAAGGCCGAGGCGGAGGAGGACCTGGAGGGGTCGCGCCAGCTGGCCGAGGAGGACGTGACCGTCCTCGGTGAGCAGCTGCAGCGGCTGGATGCCGAGCTGGCCGGGAGCGACCGAGCCGACGCCGCCCGTGAGCACCACCAGGCAGCTCTGGACGGCTACGAGCAGGCCACGCGCGCGGTGGGCCGCCTGGACTCGCAGGAGGACGTCGCGGCGCTGCTGGACACCCTCTCCGAGGCGAGGTACGAGATCGTCTGCGCTCGGGCGGTGGCGAAGGGCCAGGAGCCGCCGGAGCGGCGGGCGGACTGCTTCTTCAACCCCCAGCACGGCCCGTCGGTGCGCGACGTGGTCCACACCTTCCCCCGTCTGGGGACGCGCAAGGTGGCCGTGTGTGCCCAGTGCGAGGCGCGCCTGGAGGGCGGGGAGGAGCCGGACACCCGGCTGGTGCGGCTGACCAGCCGCACCGTGCCCTACTGGGGCGCGGGTACGGCGTACCTGCCCTATCTCCAGGGTCACGGCCTGGTGCCCGCTCCGGGTGCCCGGCAGCAGTTCGGCGGCGGACCGCTCAGCGTCACCCCATCCTCGGGCGGGTTCTTCGCCGCCGGCGGCTTCAGCGACGACGGCAACTCCGGCGACGCCGGCGACCCGGGCGAGTCGTAGGCACCGACTGTGGGGAGAGGGTGGCGGCGCGGTGACGCGGACCGGTCAGTGATGGAGGAGGTACGCCGCCTCGCCGACGAGGACGTGACCGTGTTCGGCGAGCAGCTTCAGCGTCTGGACCGCGAACTGGGCGACACCGAGCTGGACGAGGCGACCCGCGGTGACTACCAGGACGCGCTTCGGGCCTATGAGGTGGCGGGGCTGCAGGTGCCGCGGCTCCGGACGCCGGAGGAGATCAGCAGCGTGAGCGACACCCTGGCGACCGGGAGGTATGCCCTCGCCTGCGTCCGCGCCCGCGTCGTCGGTGACGAGCCTCCCGAGCGGCGGACGCCGTGCTTCTTCGACCCCCAGCACGGCCCGGCCGCCCGCGACGTCGTGTGGACGATGCCCCGGCGGGGCACGCGCCGCGTGCCCGCATGCAGCCGATGCGCCGTACGCGTGGAGCAGCGGGAGTCCATGTCGCCACGGATGGTCACCATCGACGGCCGCCGGGTCCCCTATTGGGAGGCGGGGGAGCCGCGCAGGGCCTACAGCCGCGGCTGGTTCCCGGCCGCGTCGATCGACCCGGTGGCGCGCTCGCCCTGGCTCTCCGACCCCACCCCGGGAGGGGACCTGCCGGAGGGGCCGATCGACCGGCGCTGACGGTGGCTCGATATCGTAGGGCGGTCCGACCGAAGGCCCGCACGGAGGAGGTCCCCGCACCGATGGGGAACGCGGTCAGCGCGCAGGCGTCGCGCCTGCGCGCGCTCGCCGCCGGCCTGGTGTGTGCCGTCGGCGCGATGGCGGCGCACGGGCTCTCCGGCGGAGGCGCCCCGGGGCCGATGGCACTGCTGGCGCTGCCCCTCTCGGTCCTCCTCACGATGCTGGTCGTACGGCGACACCACGACGCCGCCGCGCTCGGCGCGGCCGCGCTGCTCTCCCAGGGCCTGTGGCACGTGCTGCTGATGGCCGTCCCCGTCCCAGCGGCGGAATCGGGCTCGGTCGACCTGACCACCGGCGGCCTGCGGATGCTGGTCGCCCACCTGGTGATCACGGTGCTCACCGTCGCGATCTGCCGCGGCCTGGACCGCGCGATCGTCGGGCTGCTCACCGACTGGGTGCTGCGCCGGGTGGCGCCCCTGGTCGCGGGCCCCGTGCCCACGCGGACGCGCCCTCGCGTGGTCGCGAGGACGACGTACCGCCATGTCGCCGTCGCCCACTGGGCCGCGGCCTCCGGTCAGCTGCGCGGCCCGCCCGCCCCGCGCGTGCTGCTGACCCCGGCCTGACCGCCCCCGACCTCCGACCACCGGCGACGGGGCCCGCGGCAGCGCCGTCAACGGGCCCGTCCGCCTGCCCCTGAGGGCACGACGGGTCCTCCCCGAACGCCCGTTGTGGAAGGAACCCCATGAAGAAGCACCACCCCTACGTCCGTCGTGCCCAGCTGGCCGGCGCCGGCGTGCTCGCCGCGGCCCTGCTCGTCGGCTGCGGCACCGAGAACGGCACCGAGAGCACCGCCGCCACTGAGGAGTCCAGCGCGGCCAGCTCCGCGCCGGCTGAGAGCGAGACCGCCGGCGGTCCCGTCCTGACCCTGGCCGACCCGTGGATCAAGGCCGCGCCCGCCGGCGAGATGACCGCGGCCTTCGGCACCCTGACCAACGAGACCGACCAGGACATCACCGTCCGGGCCGCCACCGTCGACGTCAGCGACCGGGTCGAGCTGCACGAGACGGTGGAGAAGAACGGCCAGATGATGATGCAGCCCAAGGAGGGCGGCTTCACCATCCCGGCCGGCAAGACCCACGAGCTCGCGCCCGGCGGCGACCACGTGATGATCATGGAGCTCAAGCGCGCGCTCAAGCCCGGCGAGGAGCTCACCGTCGTGCTTGAGCTCAAGGACGGGACGAGCGTCGAGGTGCCCGCCACGGTGAAGGCGTTCAACGGCGCCGATGAGAAGTACGCCGGCAAGGGCGGCGGCGAGAAGGGCATGGACATGTCCGGCAAGGGCGGCGACGAGAAGGGCGGGGACATGTCCGGCATGGACATGTCCGGCTCCGACGCCCCGTCGGACCAGGCCTCGGAGTAGTCGATGTCCTCCGCCGACCACGAAGCACGACCGGCCGCCGAGGTGGCCGTCGGGCGTCGTGGCCTGCTCCGCTCCGGTGCCGCCGCCTTCGGCGGCGCCGGGGTGGGGTGGACCGCCGCGACGCTGGTCACGCCCGGGCATGCCGTTCCCGCCGGCCCCACGGTGGCACCCGAGGGCGCAGCCGCCGCACCCGCGGGTGGGCAGGTGATCCCGTTCCGCGGCGCCCGCCAGGCCGGGGTGGACACCGAGCCCGCCCAGGCCCGGCTCAGCCTGCTCGGCCTGGACCTGCGGCCGAGCGTGGACGCCGAGGCGCTCACCCGGCTGCTGCGGCTGCTCACCGACGACGCGGCCCGGCTCACCCAGGGGGAGCCGGCGCTGGCCGACACCGACCCCGAGCTGGCGCAGCAGCCGTCGCGGCTCACCGTGACGCTGGGCTTCGGCCCGCGGGTGATCGACCGGTTCGGCCGCCCGGGCGTGCGGTTGCGTCCGCTCCCGGGCTTCCGGACCGATCGGTTGGAGGAGGCCTGGGGCCAGACCGACCTGGCGGTGCAGCTGTGCTGCGACGACCCGATCACCCTGGCCCACGCTCGCCGGATGATCCTCAAGGACGCCGAGGCGTTCACCTCGCTGCGCTGGATCCAGGACGGCTTCCGCAACGCGCGCGGCACCGTCGAGCCGGGCGTCACCCAGCGCAACCTGATGGGCCAGATCGACGGGACCGGCAACCCGGTGCCCTCCGACGCGGACTTCGAGCAGGTGCTGTGGGACGGGGACGGCGGCACCACCATGGTGGTACGGCGCATCCGGATGCTGCTGGACAAGTGGGACAAGGTCTCCCGCGAGGGCAAGGAGGTCGTCGTCGGCCGCCGCCTGGACACCGGGGCACCGCTGACCGGCGACCAGGAGCACGACGTCCCCGACCTCTCGGCCACCGACGAGTACGGGCTGCCCGTGATCGACCCCGCCTCCCACGTGGCGCGGGCCCGCGCGGACGGGACGGAGCGGATCCTGCGCCGCCCCTACAACTACGCGGTGCCCGACCCGTCGCGGCCCTCCGGGGAGGACGCCGGCCTGGTCTTCCTGGCCTTCGCCCGCGACGTGGAGCGGCAGTTCGTCCCCATCCAGCGCCGACTCGCCGAGCTGGACCGGCTCAACGAGTGGGTGACCACGATCGGCTCGGCGGTCTACGCCGTACCCCCGGGCATCCCGGAGACCCCCGCGGGCGGGACGCCCTACCTCGGTGAGACCATCCTCCGGAAGGAGCAGGCATGACACGCACCCTCCCGCGCGCCGCGCGGGCACTCACGACCACCGGACCGATCCGCCTCGTGGCGATGGCGGTCCTGGCGCTCGCCGTACCCCTCCTCTGGGCGGCTCCGGCCAGCGCCCACGCCGGCCTGGTCTCCAGCACGCCGGAGAACGGAGCGCGGCTGGACACGCTGCCGGCGGAGGTCTCGCTGACCTTCAACGAGGAGATCTCCGAGCCGGCCTATGTCGTGGTCACCGCCCCCGACGGCTCCCGGGAGTCCGGCGGGGACCCGGAGGTCTCCGGCGACACGGTCACCCAGCAGCTCAGCGGCGACCAGGAGGGCACGTACATCGCCGCCTACCGGGTCGTCTCCGAGGACGGCCATCCGGTGACCGGGCGGGTGGAGTTCGCCGTCGGGAGCGGCAGCGCGTCCGGCTCCTCCTCCGCGGGCTCTGAGGCGACCGGGTCCGGGGAGGAGGGAGCCGGTGAGCCGAGCACCCCGGCCGATGCACGGGCCGACGAGTCCACAACCGAGCCGCAGGGCTTCTGGGGCAGGCACGGCACGCACGTGATCATCGGCGCCGCCCTGTTCGTGGTCGCCGCCGCGCTGCTCTACCTCTCCCGCCGGTCCGCCAGGTCCCGACCATGACCGCGACCGCGGTGCAGACCCGTCCGGCCCGGCCCCGCCTGCTGTGGGCGGCGGGCATCGTCGCCCTCGCCTTCGTCGCCGGGGCGATCCTGCTCCTCGCGGCGGGCGGCGGTCCGCAGCCGACCTACCCCGGGCTGCCCGACCCGGGCAAGGTCACCGGATACGGCCTGCCGGTCGTCAAGCTGGTCGCCGACCTCGCCGCGATCGGCGTGGTCGGCTCTCTGATGGTGCCGATGCTGGTCTCGACCGCGATCGGCGACGAGCTCCCGTCCGTGGCCTTCCGCGCCGTGCGCAGCGTGCGGCGGCTCGCGCTGGTCTGGCTGGCGGCCGTCGTGGTCGCGATCTGGTTCACCCTGTCCGACCAGCTGGCCGTGCCCGCCTGGGAGCTCGGCCCGGGCACGGCCTGGGAGTTCGTCACCGGCATCGAGCAGGGCCGGTCGCTGGGTCTGCAGGCCGTGCTCATCGTGATGGTCGCGATCGGCAGCCGGTGGGTGCTGACGGTGCGCGAGGCCGGGTTCCTGCTGGCCCTCGCGCTGATCGCGACGCTGCCGCCGACGCTCACCGGGCACTCCGCATCCAGCGGCAGCCACGACACCGCCATCGTCAGCCTGCTGCTGCACGTGGGCGGGGTGATGCTGTGGACCGGCGGCGTGCTCGCCCTGTGGTGGTTCCTCGCCGCGACCCCCGAGCTTCGGCTGCGCGCGGCGACCCGCTTCTCCTCGCTGGCCGCCTGGTGCGCCGTCATCGTGCTCCTCAGCGGCCAGGTCAACGCGATCGTCCGGCTCGGCAGCCCGGGAGCCTTCGTGACCAGTGGCTACGGCCTCGGCGTGCTGGCCAAGACGGTCGCGATCCTCGTGCTCGGCTACCTCGGCACCGGCATCCGCCGCACCGTCCTGGCGCGCGGGGTCGAGCGCGGCCTCGCGGCCCGCAGGCTCGCGGTCCTCAGCGGCGTCGAGCTCACGGTGATGGCGGTCGCGGTCGGCCTGGGCGTGGCCCTGTCGCGGACCCCGCCGCCGGTCGGTGAGCCCTACACCACCGCGGCCGAGTCGCTGCTCGCCGGGGAGGTCCCGCCGGCACCGAGCCTGACCAACTACCTCACCGAGCTCACGCCCTCGGGGATCGGCCTGGCGGTCTGCCTGCTCGGCGGCGCCGGCTATCTGGTCGGGGTGGTCACGCTCCGACGGCGTGGAGAGTCGTGGCCCGTGGGGCGGACGGTCTGCTGGTTCCTCGGGCTCCTGGTCGTCGCCTACGCCACGATCGGCGGCCTCGGGGTCTACTCCCGCGTCCTGTTCAGCGCGCACATGGTCTCGCACATGCTGCTGGCCATGGTGGCCCCGCTGCTGCTGGTGCTGGGGGCGCCGATCGTGCTCGCGCTCCGCGCGTTGCCGGGCGCCGACCTGCCCGGTGGGACCGGGCCGCGGCAGATGCTCGCCTCCGCGCTGCGCTCGCGGCCGGTGCGCCTGCTGACCAATCCCGTGGTGGCGGCGCTGCTGTTCGTGGGCAGCGTCTACGTCATCTACCTCACCGACCTCTTCGACGCGCTGATGCTCACCCACCTGGGACACGCGTTCATGGAGCTGCACTTCCTGCTGGTGGGCATCTTGTTCTACGAGCTGCTGATCGGGATCGCTCCGCTCCCGCGGCGGATCCCCTACCTCGCCGCGATCGGGCTGATGCTCATCTCGATGTCCTTCCACGCCTTCTTCGCGATCAGCGTGATGAACACCGCGGACATCATCGGGGAGCCCTACTACAGCGTCGTCTCCTCCGATCTCGGCATCGACCTCGCCGCCGACCAGTACCTCGCCGGCTCGCTCACCTGGGCGTTCAGCGAGGTGCCGATGCTGCTGGTGATGCTCGCGGTGCTCTTCCGTTGGTTCCGTGCCGACAGCCGCGACGCCGCGCGGCACGACCGGAAGGCCGAGCGGGACGGGGACGCCGATCTGGCGGCCTACAACGCCTGGCTGGCCCAGCTCGGCGAGGAGACGCGCCGCAACGAGAGCCGCTGAGGGTCAGGGCCGACCACGGCGGCGGCGGAGCCGGGTGAAGTAGAACCCGAGGACGCAGAACGCGCCCAGCACCAGCGCGCTCAGCACGCTCCGGTCGCTCCACCGCTCCGGCGGGCCGGGGTAGTCCGCGGAGCCACCGCGCACCGCGTCGGCGGCGAACCCCACGCCGGCACTGCTCACCCAGTTCTCGCCCTGGCCCGGCAGAGCGGTGAGCTGGGCGGTGCGACCGCCGTCCAGGCTGAGGGTGAACGCCCGGCTCAGTGCCCCGGTCGCCGACGTCAGGCCGACGACCGCCAGCCGGTCGTCGTCGGAGAACCCGAGCAGCCGCTCGATATAGAGCTCGCCCGTGTCCACCCGGCCGGCGGCAGTGAAGCGCTCGCCCGTCGTGTCCCAGACGCTCAGCGTGCCGCCGTCGCTGGTGAGGCTGGCCAGCCGGTCGCCGGTGGGCGACCACGCCAGCGTGCTGCTCTGGGGCAGCCGGGTCGGCTGCCCGGTGCTCCCGGAGCCGTCCCCGGACGCGGTCACCAGGCGGCGGTTCGCGACCCAGGCCACCTCGTCGCCCTCGGGAGCCCAGGCGGCACCCGCCACCGCGGAGGAGGTCGGTACGGCGCCCAGCTCGGTGCGGCGGCCCG encodes:
- a CDS encoding gluconokinase, which gives rise to MTRDEPNPSLVVMGVSGTGKTTVGRALAAWAEAPYVEGDDHHPQSNIDKMAAGIPLTDEDRWPWLTELGGLVAAAAPDPMVLTCSALKRAYRDLLRETAGEQRLFFVHLAGTREVLMSRMTHRRGHFMPPSLLDSQLATLEPLQPDEWGVTVDVAPPLAQVVAVAEQAVRLALEGTS
- a CDS encoding copper chaperone PCu(A)C; this translates as MKKHHPYVRRAQLAGAGVLAAALLVGCGTENGTESTAATEESSAASSAPAESETAGGPVLTLADPWIKAAPAGEMTAAFGTLTNETDQDITVRAATVDVSDRVELHETVEKNGQMMMQPKEGGFTIPAGKTHELAPGGDHVMIMELKRALKPGEELTVVLELKDGTSVEVPATVKAFNGADEKYAGKGGGEKGMDMSGKGGDEKGGDMSGMDMSGSDAPSDQASE
- a CDS encoding WD40 repeat domain-containing protein, whose translation is MGWRRTLLPVAIAVAVVVVGYLALTRGVDAWQSRADRPTQGEPRLPSRVDVPAPSVPTTGSQGPVGPVGLVFPVVSVERGLGDQVPDPWVAVSSLDGAYRAIERTDLPPASRGAAIQVSPDGRRLAWADGSTVIVYDTVRDTARSLPTEGPTTLGAFSPDGARILEYDGAMAALDVDSGRRTELGAVPTSSAVAGAAWAPEGDEVAWVANRRLVTASGDGSGSTGQPTRLPQSSTLAWSPTGDRLASLTSDGGTLSVWDTTGERFTAAGRVDTGELYIERLLGFSDDDRLAVVGLTSATGALSRAFTLSLDGGRTAQLTALPGQGENWVSSAGVGFAADAVRGGSADYPGPPERWSDRSVLSALVLGAFCVLGFYFTRLRRRRGRP
- a CDS encoding cytochrome c oxidase assembly protein, with product MTATAVQTRPARPRLLWAAGIVALAFVAGAILLLAAGGGPQPTYPGLPDPGKVTGYGLPVVKLVADLAAIGVVGSLMVPMLVSTAIGDELPSVAFRAVRSVRRLALVWLAAVVVAIWFTLSDQLAVPAWELGPGTAWEFVTGIEQGRSLGLQAVLIVMVAIGSRWVLTVREAGFLLALALIATLPPTLTGHSASSGSHDTAIVSLLLHVGGVMLWTGGVLALWWFLAATPELRLRAATRFSSLAAWCAVIVLLSGQVNAIVRLGSPGAFVTSGYGLGVLAKTVAILVLGYLGTGIRRTVLARGVERGLAARRLAVLSGVELTVMAVAVGLGVALSRTPPPVGEPYTTAAESLLAGEVPPAPSLTNYLTELTPSGIGLAVCLLGGAGYLVGVVTLRRRGESWPVGRTVCWFLGLLVVAYATIGGLGVYSRVLFSAHMVSHMLLAMVAPLLLVLGAPIVLALRALPGADLPGGTGPRQMLASALRSRPVRLLTNPVVAALLFVGSVYVIYLTDLFDALMLTHLGHAFMELHFLLVGILFYELLIGIAPLPRRIPYLAAIGLMLISMSFHAFFAISVMNTADIIGEPYYSVVSSDLGIDLAADQYLAGSLTWAFSEVPMLLVMLAVLFRWFRADSRDAARHDRKAERDGDADLAAYNAWLAQLGEETRRNESR
- a CDS encoding DinB family protein, which gives rise to MPSDQKAIWQRYYKERRDALISKVEDLSEYETRRPRTPTGTNLIGIIKHVLNVEAVYLGATFGRPFPHAEELVTEKAFETDPQADWYATADETTAGIIDLYRRVIAHCEQTVELLDLDTVGHVQHWGGKEVTLHGILVHNFNDLSQHNGQADILREQVDGSVGWRRPGDNVPDGYDWPAYVARLSELAETFREQPASPSE
- a CDS encoding FadR/GntR family transcriptional regulator, which produces MATTLHHDVLADLGPRVVSGELREGESITLEWVGAEYDVSRTVAREVIQVLVSMHLVDSRRRTGITARPHQEWDVYNSDVIRWRLAGPGRVAHLHELSQLRAAIEPAAAEMAAARASAEVRTEVLRLSEALERTGAAGDLRRFLEHDVRFHQLLLLASGNPMFSALTDVVEAVLRARTELDLMPPEPKSEARAHHVAVARAVAGSDGPGARRAMTAICLEVAGELDELVD
- a CDS encoding copper resistance CopC family protein, encoding MTRTLPRAARALTTTGPIRLVAMAVLALAVPLLWAAPASAHAGLVSSTPENGARLDTLPAEVSLTFNEEISEPAYVVVTAPDGSRESGGDPEVSGDTVTQQLSGDQEGTYIAAYRVVSEDGHPVTGRVEFAVGSGSASGSSSAGSEATGSGEEGAGEPSTPADARADESTTEPQGFWGRHGTHVIIGAALFVVAAALLYLSRRSARSRP
- a CDS encoding Dyp-type peroxidase; the protein is MSSADHEARPAAEVAVGRRGLLRSGAAAFGGAGVGWTAATLVTPGHAVPAGPTVAPEGAAAAPAGGQVIPFRGARQAGVDTEPAQARLSLLGLDLRPSVDAEALTRLLRLLTDDAARLTQGEPALADTDPELAQQPSRLTVTLGFGPRVIDRFGRPGVRLRPLPGFRTDRLEEAWGQTDLAVQLCCDDPITLAHARRMILKDAEAFTSLRWIQDGFRNARGTVEPGVTQRNLMGQIDGTGNPVPSDADFEQVLWDGDGGTTMVVRRIRMLLDKWDKVSREGKEVVVGRRLDTGAPLTGDQEHDVPDLSATDEYGLPVIDPASHVARARADGTERILRRPYNYAVPDPSRPSGEDAGLVFLAFARDVERQFVPIQRRLAELDRLNEWVTTIGSAVYAVPPGIPETPAGGTPYLGETILRKEQA